The genomic DNA ACCCTTGCAGTTTTTTCTACAGGGTCATAATAGAATTGTATCGTTAAGATGAAGACTGCTGATAAAATAAGAAGCATATTTGTATACTTGAGAAATCCCCATGACCTTAATTCACAGCCAGTCCTTCTCAGTAAGGAATACCATACGATAATCAGCAGTGAGCCGTTCAATATCTGTTGAATATGACCCGGACTCCAGTACAGTCGCTCATAGAACGTTAATGGCTCTGCATCTGCCCTGTTAAGCACAATAGAACATATAAGAGACACAATCATAATAATACTGATAAACAGAGAAGTCAGGACGCTATTTAAGGTAATATCCCTGGTATATAAATATTTAATTCCCTTTTTCAGGTATAATATTGCACTCATTGAAAATCCCATGAAAAAGAATATCAGGCCGGCAAAAAACAGAGGATCTGTTACAGTAGGCACATAATTGTTAGTTACGGCCTTTCCATTGCCGGTCAGAACTGATATTGTCACAAAGAGAGGGCCGGCAAGTGATAGTTTGTGTGATATGTTTTTGAACCGGCTGTCTGTTCCGTCACCAAGGCAGCTCTCCCATATGACCACAGTAAATGACAGGAGCCACAGCAGGATTGCGAGAACTACGTGACCAACAAGTGCATGGTGCATGTAGTCAGGCGGAAAGTATATATATCCAAACGGGGTCCTGCTCATTGCTACAAGAAACGCAAATCCTCCGCCTATGCCAAGGGATATGACCGCAAGATAAAACCAGTTATATGCATATTTATTCATCCTGGAATACCCCCCATATTCAGTATCATTGCTGCAAATATCAAAACGATATAAATGATGGAATAAAAGAATAAGAACATATTACAACTGCTCCCGGACCTCATAAATCTGATCGCCAGGAAGAGATAAATTATCCCTGATAAAACAGCTGCAGACAAATAAATAAAACCGGAAAAACCCAACACATAGGGGGCAATGCTCAATGGCAGGAGAACTGCTGTATACAGGGTAATCCTTATCTTTGTCGCATCAATACCCTTTGCCACAGGTACAACTGGGATCCCGGCTTCTGCATACTGATCACGATACTTCAATGCTATGCTAAGGGCATGAGGCTGCTGCCAGACAGCTGAAATCGCAAATAATATCAATGCAGTCAAATCTATTTTTTGCGTGACAGCAACATATCCTATAACAGGCGGGAGCGCCCCGGCAATCCCCCCAACCTGATTCGCAAATGATGACCGTCGCTTGAGTATAATAGTATAGAGCACCACATAACCAAAGGAAGCGACTCCTGTAAGGATGGCAGTTATACTGTTGAGTGTTGATAGCATAAATATCAATGCCCCTGCAACGAGGCCAATCCCTGTAAGGACGGTGTTACGAGGTGTGAATGCCTCGACTGCCATAGCCCTGCTGCGGGTCCTTTCCATGATACAATCAATATCCCTGTCAATATAGTTATTAAGTATGGCTGACCCTGCCGTTGCCAGTGCAATGCCGGCCATCACACAAACAGTCACCCACAAATCCGGAAGCCCCCTGCTTGCTATGCAAAGCCCTGTCAGTGTTGACATCATCACAAGCGATACTATGCCCGGCTTTGCAAGAACAAGGTAGTCACTTATTGCGTGCCTTGATGGAAGTGCTCCTTCGATTGCATATTCTTTCATGTCAGCCTCCAATCAAATCCCCCCATCCCCCCTTTACAAAAGGGGGGAATAATTTACCCCTTTGAAAAAGGGGGACTAAAGGTGATTTTCCTTCTACCTTCTACCTTCTACCTTCTACCTTCTACCTTCTACATCTTCCTTCTACCTTCTACCTTCTACCTCCATCTCCCACCGACTATCACTCTGTGAAAAAAGAAACGGCGCTGACTGATAAGCAAGCCAGCCGAGAAGTATAAATCCCGTTGCACCATGCATTATTATTACCGGCAGAAACATACCGGACAAAACTACTGATATACCAAAGGCTGCCTGGAGCAGTACAATGCTTAGCGTAATAGCTGCCATTCTTTTGTCTGACTTCCTCCTGATTGCCCTGTAAAACATCACTATAGTAAACAGAAGGACAGCGGCGGCTGTCACCCTGTGTGTAAAATGCAGGGCAACCAGACCGTTGCCCAGATAAGGTATTATCTCGCCTCTGCAGAA from Nitrospirota bacterium includes the following:
- a CDS encoding cbb3-type cytochrome c oxidase subunit I, which encodes MNKYAYNWFYLAVISLGIGGGFAFLVAMSRTPFGYIYFPPDYMHHALVGHVVLAILLWLLSFTVVIWESCLGDGTDSRFKNISHKLSLAGPLFVTISVLTGNGKAVTNNYVPTVTDPLFFAGLIFFFMGFSMSAILYLKKGIKYLYTRDITLNSVLTSLFISIIMIVSLICSIVLNRADAEPLTFYERLYWSPGHIQQILNGSLLIIVWYSLLRRTGCELRSWGFLKYTNMLLILSAVFILTIQFYYDPVEKTARVAAELTYAFGLGLPLFLHIANIIRNLKRGSYGLAYMGLLISMAIYIFGIAIAYGGFSNDLRVPAHYHGAVTSLTLALMGYSYYLVKEMNYQVYGERLARVQPLLYGAGMFLFILGLFISGALGAPRKTYGVAFTSDPLVLTALTIMGIGTILAVTGGMIFVAYISVTLFKGGRGYGLSG
- the cyoE gene encoding protoheme IX farnesyltransferase is translated as MKEYAIEGALPSRHAISDYLVLAKPGIVSLVMMSTLTGLCIASRGLPDLWVTVCVMAGIALATAGSAILNNYIDRDIDCIMERTRSRAMAVEAFTPRNTVLTGIGLVAGALIFMLSTLNSITAILTGVASFGYVVLYTIILKRRSSFANQVGGIAGALPPVIGYVAVTQKIDLTALILFAISAVWQQPHALSIALKYRDQYAEAGIPVVPVAKGIDATKIRITLYTAVLLPLSIAPYVLGFSGFIYLSAAVLSGIIYLFLAIRFMRSGSSCNMFLFFYSIIYIVLIFAAMILNMGGIPG